A single genomic interval of Lathyrus oleraceus cultivar Zhongwan6 chromosome 7, CAAS_Psat_ZW6_1.0, whole genome shotgun sequence harbors:
- the LOC127105926 gene encoding proteinase inhibitor PSI-1.2, whose product MALKIETIFLVFVYGAILLGGNLKSVDAKVCPLICYDSAAYMICPSDGNQHLTPPCNCCLASPGCKLYQGDGTLICTAT is encoded by the exons ATGGCTTTAAAAATTGAGACAATCTTTCTTGTCTTTGTATATG GTGCTATACTTTTGGGAGGCAACCTAAAAAGTGTGGATGCAAAAGTTTGTCCCTTAATATGCTATGATTCAGCTGCTTACATGATTTGTCCTTCTGATGGCAATCAACACCTCACTCCACCATGCAATTGTTGTCTTGCATCACCTGGTTGTAAACTTTATCAAGGAGATGGAACTCTTATTTGTACTGCTACCTAA